The DNA segment TTCCGGTGAAGTACCTCCAATTCTTTGAAATGCTCGAAGCGCACTTTCATCAGCAGCCTGCAAGATGCTAGCTTTTCCTCTGTATGCAAGACTTGTTACATCCGTGCCACTATGTCCTGCAAAAACTTACGGCTAGCGAAGAGTTGGTTCCAAGCGCTAGACGTGAAAATAACATTACATTCCCGTCAAGAGCTGCTTGCAATGGAGTACCATCTGGCTACCATCGAACTTCCGCTGACGGCACCTGCACACAATGGGCTGAACCTTCGGAAAACGCGCACTGACCGAATGCCTTGAATAACACGTCCGGTGAAGCACCTGACAGGTGAATTCGAGCAGAACACGAAAGGAAACCAACAGGGCTCAAATGCAAGCTTACCGTGCCTGTCGCTGGGGGGACGGCTGACGGCTGCGCCCGGCAGGCTGCATTCCCGCACTCGTGCTTCTCCGATCCTAAGCGCCCCTTCCGGTAGTCATGGTGGTGGTAGTCGTCAGCGCCTCTTTCTTCGAAGGCAAGGGAGAGGCGCCGGACGGAGGCCACGAAGCGCTTGGCGACCTCGGCGGCCGGTGGCTTCCCAGCTGGCCGTGTGACGCGGCTTGCGTTGTCCTGGCTCCTCTCGGGGCAGCACTCGGCTCCTTGACCAAGATCATCCTGTATCGCGAGGTGGAGACCGGAACCAGGTGGATGGAGCTGAGGAGTGGGCTGGTCAGGACTGCTTGGACGGACGCACATAGCTCTGCGACTCATCATCGAAGAAAGGTTCTAAAAAAAGATGGCGTGCGTTCTATCTCTCGTGCGGCTCGAGCGGCAGACAAGAGAAGAACAAAGACCTCGAGACGGTTTTCTTTGTCCTTCATCCCGTTTGACTGCGATCGGGCAAGATAAAGACGGTTATCACGCCCATATTGCGGAGGTCACTGAGCTAGCATTTTATTTCAATGCAAGTGGTCTTTTGGCGCCTGCTATCGGGAACATCGGCACGCTTTTGTCGGGATTTTTGTCTGGAGACGCTGAAATATATAGAAGCTAGAATGTTATCTACGTGGGATTCCGGAAGGAAGAAGACCTAGACGAACCTAGAGAATTTTTTCCTGCTCCTTGGATGTGCTTAAACCTGGCCAATCCCCTGCCGTGAGTATGTGGAATTGCTTCAAAAGCTACAACACGGTTTTTGCACGGGAGATGCCGCTACTAGAATGAAGATTCactgttttttcttttccgtttttttttgcatttttgtacaAAGTTTAGTCTAAGACAAAATATTATCCAAATACTCCACTCATCGTCAATGAGCGCGTTTGTTTCCGCAGTGcacactggccaatcccccgctgtgggtatgtgccattaagcctgaggaagTCACCATCCTCCTCATCATCCTCATGAGAGGCCGGAAAAGAGGTACCTTTGCAGTGAAAGGCACTCAGGGGTGCCTCAATTGCCACTACCCAGGCTGCTTGTCAAGAGAGAGGTAGGGGCAAAGATGATTTGTGTAATTGGTGAAGGTAGGCGCGGAAGCAAGAATATATACGCGCTCATCACTAAAGCCCCGGATTGCATTCCGCGGCTCATCACTAGGTGCTGGCGCAATCATCACATCAGAGCAAATACCCGGCCCTGTTGGCGACGGCGGTTTCAGGATCTGGTTTTTTGTGCGCTTAGCTGGGAACGCTGAGAAACGACGCTGTCGTGTTAACATGCAATGCCTCAGGGGCTTTATTTTAAATGCACTGCTGGAAAGACATAGCCTGTTCTAGGAGAGCTTAGGTGGTGGTAGCCAAACAGGGTGTTGAGGAGGCTCATGagcctcctttttcttttttccttgactggtcttaaccagcgacagcgcTTCCTTTACTGCACTTTGTGATAGTGAACACGCGTGTTGACAGCTGACAACGAGCCAATAACTGCCGGTGTGGTAAACATTTGGTACACAGAATTATTGCTTGAAACACCAGTTTCGCCACACATCTTATGGATCAAAAATGCCTTTGATGACAGCGGCGGCGAAGTGCCTAAAGAGCGCTGCGAGGctataaaaggaatgaaaagtcTGCTGGTGTGTTCTTTTCAATTACCAATAAAATTTTTTACAACCGCTTTCAAAAACATACAAAATATAACATCAAAAATAGGACAGGTCTCTCCGTGGCGGCATAGGGCACGTGGAACTTCCTCATCGGGTCCACAAACTTCAGGTTCAGCAGACTGCACCACAGGCGAGAACAGCGTGAATGAGGGCGGTGAATACAAAAAGGACATCCAGACAGGAGTCGCTAGGAAATCGTATTCAACGCGGCTTACTTTTCCCCAGAGCCCTCTGAGGCCTCCGCAGTGTTATACAAAGCGAGAGGATGTGGTATAATTCCGGTCGGAGTGAGGCACCAACATGCCGATCGTTCCATCACTGGGACCGTATACCGTAATGCGACCCCGGAAAAACTTTCGTCGACATGGAACGAAGCAATCGCTGGTCTAGCAGCCCATGTTTCCTCCATTGCATAATGTCGTTATTTACGTTTGATGCAGGGTTGGACATTCAGAAAAACGAAACAGCTCTTCAAAAAGAAAATGCGACGCTGGTAATTGTTTCGCACTTAGTATGTCTTCTCTTTTCAGTGGACCGTTGCTGTGGACTTTCAGCATACGTAAAGGAGATTGCATGGATTCGTCGTTCATAAAGGAGCAGTTAGGAAAACTTCATCGAACTTTTTTTATTAACGAACAAATGTTGTGGCGTTTTCTGGTGAACTTTTTACGGCAGCAAAAAAGACGTATTCACTGAATAAAATTTCTTTGAGAATTTTAACTACACGCGTATTCAAACTCAACATGCCGGGAACGCTCTGGACTCCCTGAGCACGGCTTGCACGTGATTAGTGGTGTTGCCGACGCACACTGATCTGCTTGGTATAAATGTCTTAATGCATTGCACCTTGTTTCCGAAAACGGCCGGGTATGGCATCATTAGTGCTTCAATATTTCTGTCTAATAAACCTCCTTCTTCCACCAATGCAGTCTTTTTCAAAACTGTATAGTAGTTTATCTAATAAGGTCAACATCACTTTCACTTTAGTATACTTATAAGCCTACTCGTCTGTACCCCACGCTTGACGTATTGATCATCGGATGATTTCGAAAATACAAGTACACCTTCGCGCGGGGTATGAGATATCCGCTCCTTGATAAACGTCTCCAGTGGGGCAGACCTGACGGGCTCTGGATGACAATTTTGTCGCTTTATACACAAGTGTTGCACGTATCAGTACCTCAGAGATGATGATAATACCTGCCAAAGTGGACGACAGTTTCTTACGGGTACGGTTTGGCAGCAACTGCACAATGCAGCATGCTCTCCACAAGCCGCGACTGGAAACAGAGAGAGCCTGCTCTCGAGCTTTCCACGTGTTTTAATTCCTAGGCTACCTTTGAACGTCTTTCGTTGCATCTTTCATTTCAGCATCGAGTACATATCCCCCCGTGCGCATATATTTTGGAGCCTGCCCGAATGAACGCAGCATAAGCCTGAACGCTCACGGTCCTCGAAGCTGCTCTCGACTGCCAGTGTCTGCAGGGTGACTCCATGAGCAGGAGGAAATGCGATACTGTTTAGGAATGGAATATATCATATACCAGTAAGTCAAAACGACGACCGTAGGCGTCTGCGTCTGCATCTCCAAGTTTTTTAGCGAAAAGATAGAAGTCCTGATATTAAGATTCACATACCGTGCATCTACACGGCCGATAATGCGAAGGTTAGCAGAACGGCTTTGCAGCTACAAAGCCTGGATACCCATATTCTTCGGGCACAACTGTTGCACCAAGCCTTGAGTTAATGAACATTAAATAACATGAGGGATCCTGTCTTGCACCTACAAACAAAATGAAGCTTCAATGTACATTTCGTGCCCGTTAGAATGGCCTAGTAGCGTATTTTAAGAATTGCTGGTGCATGGACACCAAACAAAATGAAGCTTCAATGTACATTTCGTGCCCGTTAGTATGGCCTAGTAGCGTATTTTAAGAATTTTTGGTGCACGGACACCAAGATCGGCATTATTCTCATCGATACAACCAACAGGCAGGATGAAGCATTTACCTGGAACACAATATTTTTCTGTTTGGTTGCATTCTAGAGACCAAGAATTTGGAAGCTCTATTCGCCGACTGTATTCCGCCCAAAAACATGTACAGCGCGCCGTAAAAGGCAGCTGTTCCTCAATTATCATCTGAAACACCACAAAATACCCTCTATGTGAAATATAAAAAAAGCCAGCCATGAAATTCTGAACTTATAATACTactcaagagagagagaatgaaggaaacgcagggaggaaAACCAGATGTAAATACTACTCAAAAACCTGCTTGAGAACTGTGCCTGGGGGAGCCAGAGATCGTGTAACGCCACGGACGCGCTTGTTGAGTCTGACTATACACCACACGTGATCGTATTCCTAAAGATGAAAAATACATTTGTGCACACACTGTAAAAAGTACAGGGGTGCTTCAGCGCTACCAGGATGAAGAAATGTGCAACCGGCCGCGCTACACTAACACCGGCTGGTGCACGTGCCTCATTTCATTAGGCGCTTCCAATAAGACAGGCGCGCGTGTTTCGTCTTTAATGGCAGAGATTCTGAAATGTGTGCTTATTCTTCGAATGATTATTTTCACAACGCTTCCATTCTTCCCGAGTAAGCAAACACCCTCCATGCATTGCAGTGAGGGAGTGAACTTGGTGTATGAGCTCAATTTCCACCTCATTGAACGGAATTTATTTAATGTGATGCTCGTAGCAGCAATGATTCCTTTCAACTAtgcctcgtgtttttttttccattgcacCACGAGGCTTCAGTGAAAATGAACGGCAGAAGAGCAGCCGGCAAAATCACTAAGCATTTATGTTGCCGCCGGTACCCCAGCAGAAAACTCACAATATTCCAGCATCCACGGTAACAATGTCATCATCAGCAACCTGAATAGACCTCTGCTGGAAAATGGTCCCTCCCATAGATTTCTAAATCTGACTTGCGTCAGCCGTGGCCACAGAATACCTGCAAGCTTGCTAGCCTCACCTGTCCGCGTGGTTCTCCCAGAACCAGCTACGACTGCATTATCTTGAAATAAACTCAGCCACTCTAGTAGAAAGTCGAGTTTTTTTGGTGCTCTACGTAACACACGTCATAGGTGCGCCCACTTCTATATTTGATATGACCTATTGTATCATTAACTCACGTATGTTCCCTAACCCACCCCGCTCCTTCTCTGTCGCATAACATAACTTGTTTCGCTACccattccatagctcgctgccttTTACTGCACCAGAAGGGTGTACTTGCTGCATTatcctgctattcatgatctttAAGTACCTTCCAAATGTACCGTAGCACTTTttgttcctatttttttttctctcatggtCCCGATCTGCAGTCGCTACTTGCCCTCGACCACTGGCACGCTGCTCGTTATGCCAGTGCCCAAAACCTCTGTATTCTACAAGCAACCACCGTGATATACTGCGCAGTTGTTTCCCAGTGGATTGCTTTGTATATTATGTGTGACTTCCTCGCTCTCTCTCTGTCATGTCGTCTATACGGCCCCTCAGCTGCGGATATAGTCGGCTATAGCCCTTTTCTCAAGCGCGCAGCAAAATACGGCCCCGTCGCTCTGTCGTTGCGACGCTTAACACTGCGGCTATTTCACATGCTGGCGACATCAGTCGCTGCGGCGCGAGCGGCATTCCATTGGCAGCAAATGCATTGGCGAATTCACAGCTCAAACATCTTATTATGCGTTTACTTTATAATGTAATTGAGGTGTCGTACTTTTTTatgttctataaaacattttagAGTTTTTTTGCAGTCGCTAACAGATACTCACCTGCGATGAGCCAGCCTGCCATCAAAATCTTATTACTTTTCGGGTGAGTCGTTCGCAACAATTGTGCTGAAGGTGGGACAGTGTTACCAGatcttttcaagttcttggcaaAGAGGTTTCGACAACACAGACGCGCCGTTCTTCGCAAATATTCTTAAATGACGCTTCTCTGTGATTGCTATGGCATCATGTGAAAGATTCTGAGAGCGAGCTCGTCGTGGCGAGTTTTGCCCGCGACCTTTCGGCATGCCGCAACGAGGAGCAGTGTGCCGGTGTTTGTCAGTCGCCACTTGCGGAAGATGCtggtagctgcagcagcagcgccgcATCTAGATTCCATAATAGCTATTACTACCCGGCTCTCTAGTCGAAGGCAGTGGCAGTCTTGATTGCCGCTTGAGGAGTCGCCGCCAAAAAGGTGACCATGACTTGAGCGCAAGGCGATGTCATGCGCCACTGGAATTCAGATGCAAGAGCTGTTTCGTTGGCTGCACGAGAGAAGACATGTGCAGAGAAACTCAGGCAAACGAAAAGGAATGATGCATGTCGGTtctcagagagaaaaaaaataccctTGCATTAAATGTGGCTCAGCAGTCTGCCTTGCTAGTGACGTGCGTGCACATGACATTGGCTAATTATGACAACTGCTCGTCGATGAGGTGAAATACATGAGGAAAAGAAAACATGTGCTAATTGATTATTCTTTATTTAGAGTATCCGTAATTCGCCTTAATAGTGTTGTCATGCGCTGTCAAAGCTGTCAAAATGACAACTGCATATAGCTGAGCCTTAAGTgcaatatgtatatatatatatatatatatatatatatatatatatatatatatatatatatatatatatatatatatatatatatatatataagtacagtattacgacaaacgcgactgttcgttttaaaggtttattgtgccaacagtttcgggaatggtattcccttcgtcagggcaggcttacacttgtaaactggcgcattggaacccctacagaatatatatatatatatatatatatatatatatatatatatatatatattcaaaacGAGATTTATGAAATAAACAAGTATAAAAGTGTTATACAATGTTAAAGTGAGGAACAATTACTTGGACCCATGCTCGACAGATGGGCACGCGCTTGCTTTGCTTAATCATAAGTCAAGTCAGTATTAACTGCTGTGCGCATGTAGTTCTTAGCTCATCTgtaaaaattttatttattttagcaACTACGAATAACTGTGTTTAAAAAACTTACAAATGTTCGCGAATTTATGATAAAAGTACGCCAACCATGTCTGGTGAATTCGTCCGAGAGGCATTCAACTCCGGGAAATATTACTCGCCTGGCAACACTGCGCAATACAAAGACGGCTGTCCTGTCAAGGTCCGCGGTGGCACTTTCGCGTGGAGTCGTGCTTCAGCTTCTAAAGGCTGTGCTACAAATTTCCAGTGCTTTGGCAACAGCGAAGCAATTATAGCGGCTAACCAGCTCATTCGAACAGGAGTGAAGAACCAAACCGATAATCACGACTAAATCTTCGCCTTGTGCGTATAGAGACGTCGGGATTGCATTACGGGCACAACCCGCTCCGTCCCAAGGAAAAACATTCTTCAGAGAGCCCGACGTGGTGGCAGACCAGCACATCAGTTACAGGCGCCTCATTGAAAGGTGCGAGCATCTGTGTGGGAAACTTCTTTGCCCCTTGGTAAGTACTTTATTGTTTTCGTCGAGCGTACTCAGAATAAATGTCCACTTTAGACTTTTTTTCCGCTTTACAAGTATTGCTGAAATGCTGCAGTTCCCAGCAGCTGCCTCAATAGAAAAGCATCAAATGATGCATGAGAAATTGAAGAATGGATGCGCTTATTCTAAAGATGTACTTCTACAAACCACGCTTTGAGGCCGATAATACTAACAGAACGCCAGAAAGCAAGCAGTATGGAGGAGACGTTTCGCGCTCGTACTCACTTATGCCGACTGATCTGCGTTTGTGTGCGACTTCGGTGTCTGCGTCCATTAATCGGCAGCTACGCCCACTGCGGAACCGGGAGCTCGAGGAGGGCAGGGAGCACCGACTGTATTTATCCGAGAGCAGTTTGGCACCTCCGTTTGCAGTTTCCCAAACAAGGCGGGTATAAATAGAGGTAGGCAGAGGAGAGGAGGGCATCGAGAGATAGCGGCGAATATCTTGTCCTCAACGTGATCGGCCTTGTTCTGCGTGCACTGTCGCATTGACGTACCGCTGTGCTGAGCGAGGCACTGTCGCAGCCCGAGAACACTGAAGCGTTCCACTCCCGCCTTACTAGAGATAACGACATTCTTGAGGGTGCGTGACACCTGACGCCAGTAGGGCAATAATAAAGGTCTTTGCTGCGAGGGTGCGTTTTCTGCCTGCATGTGCCGCTAACAAGACCTTACCTCACGAATCTTGCTTTCCACTAATAATGCCGGTTGCCCAAAGAAATCCAGATTCGTGAGGTGTAGTCTGGCAGACGTCGCATGCAGTAATAAAACGCACGTTTGCTGCAACGACCTGTGGTTGTGGCATCTTGTGTTAcaccaaggcggaaagctgggctagttggtgtttcatcatgaattaaaagactagcgcatataacagagacacagacaaagaagtagacaggacgagcgctaactttagcgctcgtcctgtctacttctttgtctgtgtctctgttatatgcgctagtcttttaatttgtGTTACACCGCTCAAAAAGGTGGGCGAGAAGGGCGGGGTCTGTGTTGCTTTTGCGGCCTCGGAAAAGTTGGAGCGCATGTGCCGCCTACTTAATGACACCAGAAGTCCAGgttgcaaaattaggcacaccatgACACTTGAATACTGTGAGTCAGGCGTGGTGTACAACGTTCTTCTCGCCTGTGGCAAAAGTTACATCTGCAGACTGCATGTTTTATCAATAAACGCCGGCAGGAGCACCACCGGGCAGTTGTTTTCCTAAATGGTCGAGATCACTCAGCCGACCACATTCTCCATGGTACGCATGAGCCTGCATGCAAGGCAGTTTTAAACCGAACACGCGTATTGTGCAAGTTCGGCACGCAAAAAGCCGGAAAAGTTTTGAGTCCTCCTGTGCTTACAATGAAAAAGACAAATACATCAGCCGTCCTGCTTTTGCCCTCAGGAAAAAATATAGACTTTAATTACCGGACGATATTCCGCGCCCCATGTTTAGTCTGCCGGGACAAATTTCGGCTTAAATTCGTTCAGATTGTCTGCAAGCGGTATGCAGTGGGTAAGAAAACATTTTATTGTCAAGAAGTAAAAATTTGCGTATATATACACGGCACAGATTAAAGTCCTAGCGCCAGTTGAAATCGCTTTTACTAATTTCGCTGATAACAAAAC comes from the Amblyomma americanum isolate KBUSLIRL-KWMA chromosome 1, ASM5285725v1, whole genome shotgun sequence genome and includes:
- the LOC144098539 gene encoding uncharacterized protein LOC144098539 isoform X1, which gives rise to MMSRRAMCVRPSSPDQPTPQLHPPGSGLHLAIQDDLGQGAECCPERSQDNASRVTRPAGKPPAAEVAKRFVASVRRLSLAFEERGADDYHHHDYRKGRLGSEKHECGNAACRAQPSAVPPATGTRGKTSTWASRIAAFAVQTSQAKAQAAITSSWRPSCCI
- the LOC144098539 gene encoding uncharacterized protein LOC144098539 isoform X2 produces the protein MMSRRAMCVRPSSPDQPTPQLHPPGSGLHLAIQDDLGQGAECCPERSQDNASRVTRPAGKPPAAEVAKRFVASVRRLSLAFEERGADDYHHHDYRKGRLGSEKHECGNAACRAQPSAVPPATGTTSQAKAQAAITSSWRPSCCI